In the genome of Desulfatiglans sp., one region contains:
- a CDS encoding FadR family transcriptional regulator, whose protein sequence is MLKPIRSVKVSDKVYSQIRDMIYRGEIRSGEKLSSEREMAQMLNVGRPTVREAIQKLIDQGLIESRRGVGTFVMGEDTRKNKKPLLQLLNGQDFTIVDLLEVRLVLESSSAALAARRATEEDIKIIEQSLNRLLDARDSLERDLDNELSFHMNIAYAAKNIVHVHLMKSFYDVLYYGMNLAFPTLIKDQKLDEMTFDQHITIFEAIKNRNPEEAAKAMENHIGVLLQICVEKGL, encoded by the coding sequence ATGCTTAAGCCAATCAGATCAGTAAAGGTGTCTGACAAGGTCTATTCACAGATCAGGGACATGATTTACAGGGGTGAAATACGTTCAGGGGAAAAACTCAGCTCAGAAAGGGAAATGGCCCAGATGCTTAATGTTGGGCGACCGACTGTAAGGGAGGCCATCCAGAAACTTATTGACCAGGGGTTAATAGAAAGTAGACGGGGTGTCGGGACATTTGTGATGGGGGAAGATACCCGAAAGAATAAAAAACCCCTTTTACAGTTACTGAACGGCCAGGATTTCACCATTGTTGACCTCCTTGAGGTAAGGCTTGTGCTTGAATCAAGCAGCGCAGCGCTGGCAGCAAGGAGGGCCACTGAAGAGGATATCAAGATAATAGAACAGAGCCTTAACAGGCTACTTGATGCAAGGGACAGCCTCGAAAGGGACCTTGATAATGAACTGAGCTTTCACATGAATATCGCCTATGCAGCAAAAAATATAGTTCATGTGCACCTTATGAAGAGCTTTTATGATGTACTGTATTACGGCATGAATCTCGCCTTCCCTACCCTTATAAAGGATCAGAAACTGGATGAAATGACCTTTGATCAGCACATAACCATATTCGAGGCAATTAAAAACCGCAACCCTGAAGAGGCCGCAAAAGCCATGGAAAACCATATTGGAGTGCTGCTCCAGATATGTGTTGAAAAGGGGTTGTAG
- a CDS encoding pyruvate ferredoxin oxidoreductase, translated as MSANEMKKMCTDEAGKEYVLQGNMAFAVGCVRSGIHGADGYPGTPSTEVIDRGLSEVQDMINVGWSVNEAVAVGVGFGYTLAGADVVVTMKIPGLFQAGDLFTSASFFQDKRGALIYYIASDFTPSSTQHLVDPRYLFKTCMLPVIEPRTHQEMMDAPGLAADIGRKYNTPVVILASSGLCHSEGLVRLNEIKKRDLVEMPSNLSRFNLLPAMARENYDSVIDQRMPGLEELVENSTMIEWTKAGSKKGIITYGMNTAYVKEVLDLFNLDVDVLSIPMTNPLPIKQIRKFYDAIDGDVYVIEDGYKYLQEELERAGMKVVGKEKYTKITEWSPALIAEKFGFDIAKPKEKVKPVPRPPMICAGCPYTLFGNVIAKMRKQGKIENVFGDIGCNALLYFMNALETGLAMGASDSQRQGFILTKPDKAAKCISIIGDSTECHSGMDATRNAVYRRIPGVKVVLDNYWTAMTGGQPAPSSPVNLAGQESMYDLVKALEGNGNRVLVASSYDRKEIQKTMKDALEFAEKGEFVVVVIRGCCVKQQPNSKKAIRLKINHDKCKKCYSCLMCAGIEKGVDEFPLYNTLCSGCAGENPACLQMCPFDAIEFLAEGENKAAEAGSFPTPPELVMPKYNIADFPERLTLAIRGVGGQGNLFFGRVMTQLAFVAGYSKTNIVKGETHGMAQMGGPVISTFSCGKVHSPVLFPKSADCIITMEVSELLRPGFLELLRDGATILISKTKIVPPVITYEQYPTEADISKAVQGFKVVEVDILAKAVEIGDPTGKIANVVMIGVMSILPPFDKFPVELWLKAIKNVSPKPAIWAGNYAAFMAGRNLI; from the coding sequence ATGAGCGCCAATGAAATGAAAAAAATGTGCACTGATGAGGCAGGAAAAGAGTATGTGCTTCAGGGCAACATGGCATTTGCAGTCGGCTGTGTTAGATCAGGTATACACGGTGCTGACGGATATCCGGGTACACCCAGTACAGAGGTTATAGACAGGGGTTTAAGTGAAGTCCAGGATATGATCAATGTGGGCTGGTCTGTTAATGAGGCTGTTGCAGTGGGCGTGGGTTTTGGTTATACCCTTGCAGGCGCTGATGTTGTTGTAACCATGAAGATACCAGGGCTCTTTCAGGCAGGTGACCTGTTTACCAGCGCATCATTTTTTCAGGATAAGAGGGGCGCTCTTATCTATTATATAGCAAGTGATTTCACACCCAGCTCAACACAGCATCTTGTTGATCCAAGATACCTGTTCAAGACATGCATGCTCCCTGTTATTGAACCAAGGACACACCAGGAGATGATGGATGCGCCAGGCCTTGCAGCAGATATTGGCAGAAAATACAATACCCCTGTTGTTATCCTTGCAAGCAGCGGCCTTTGCCACAGTGAAGGTCTTGTAAGGCTGAATGAGATTAAAAAACGTGATCTTGTTGAGATGCCTTCCAATCTCTCCCGGTTTAATCTGCTCCCGGCCATGGCAAGGGAAAATTATGACTCGGTTATAGACCAGAGGATGCCCGGCCTTGAAGAGCTTGTGGAAAACTCGACCATGATTGAGTGGACAAAAGCTGGCAGCAAAAAGGGTATTATTACATACGGTATGAATACAGCCTATGTAAAGGAGGTTCTTGATCTGTTTAACCTTGATGTGGATGTGTTGTCCATCCCAATGACAAATCCCCTTCCAATAAAACAGATCAGAAAATTCTATGACGCAATTGATGGAGATGTATATGTGATAGAGGATGGTTACAAATACCTCCAGGAGGAGTTGGAAAGGGCGGGTATGAAGGTAGTCGGCAAGGAAAAATATACAAAGATTACCGAATGGTCACCCGCTCTTATAGCCGAAAAATTCGGTTTTGATATAGCAAAGCCAAAGGAAAAGGTAAAGCCTGTACCAAGGCCGCCCATGATCTGCGCCGGCTGCCCCTATACACTTTTCGGGAATGTAATAGCAAAGATGAGAAAACAGGGCAAGATAGAGAATGTCTTTGGTGACATAGGCTGCAATGCACTATTATACTTTATGAATGCCCTTGAAACAGGTCTGGCAATGGGTGCGAGTGACAGCCAGAGACAGGGTTTTATATTAACCAAACCGGACAAGGCAGCCAAATGCATAAGCATTATCGGTGACAGCACAGAGTGCCACTCAGGTATGGATGCCACACGTAACGCAGTATACAGAAGAATACCAGGTGTCAAGGTTGTGCTTGATAACTACTGGACAGCAATGACAGGCGGACAGCCGGCGCCCAGTTCTCCTGTTAACCTTGCTGGTCAGGAGAGCATGTATGACCTTGTAAAGGCCCTTGAGGGAAACGGCAACAGGGTGCTTGTTGCAAGCTCCTACGATAGAAAAGAGATACAAAAGACCATGAAAGATGCCCTTGAATTTGCTGAAAAGGGCGAGTTTGTTGTTGTTGTAATAAGAGGGTGCTGTGTTAAACAGCAGCCGAACTCCAAGAAGGCGATACGCCTCAAGATCAACCACGATAAATGTAAAAAGTGTTATTCATGCCTGATGTGTGCGGGTATAGAAAAGGGCGTGGATGAATTCCCGTTATACAATACCCTCTGTTCAGGGTGTGCAGGAGAAAACCCCGCATGTCTACAGATGTGCCCGTTTGATGCCATTGAGTTCCTGGCTGAAGGTGAAAACAAGGCCGCCGAAGCCGGAAGCTTTCCAACCCCGCCTGAACTTGTTATGCCAAAGTACAACATAGCGGATTTTCCTGAAAGGCTTACACTTGCCATAAGGGGTGTTGGCGGGCAGGGTAACCTCTTTTTTGGCAGGGTTATGACACAGCTTGCATTTGTCGCAGGTTATTCTAAAACAAACATAGTAAAGGGCGAGACCCACGGCATGGCCCAGATGGGAGGCCCTGTTATAAGCACTTTCTCATGCGGTAAGGTGCACAGCCCTGTGCTATTCCCGAAAAGCGCTGACTGTATTATCACCATGGAGGTAAGCGAGCTGTTAAGGCCTGGTTTTCTTGAACTGTTAAGGGATGGCGCAACAATACTCATATCAAAAACAAAGATAGTGCCGCCTGTAATTACATATGAGCAGTATCCCACTGAGGCGGATATTTCAAAGGCTGTTCAGGGTTTCAAGGTGGTTGAGGTGGATATACTTGCAAAGGCGGTTGAGATAGGCGACCCCACAGGTAAGATAGCAAATGTGGTTATGATTGGCGTAATGAGCATACTTCCACCATTTGACAAATTCCCTGTTGAGCTGTGGCTAAAGGCTATAAAGAATGTCAGCCCCAAACCCGCTATATGGGCAGGCAACTACGCTGCGTTTATGGCAGGAAGGAATCTTATATGA
- a CDS encoding CoA-binding protein, which yields MTKKLYKLLFHPESIAVIGASNEKLKTGGRVTDNIKSNGYTGKLWAINPKAPDVMGLPTFKSVADLPSAPDLAYIAIPAPFVRASLEELAAKGSKAVIILTAGFGEKDQKGKDEEKVFLEIAEKNNMTLIGPNCSGFLTTCYSGKFAGLIPRLKKGQIDIISGSGATVDYLMEQATMRGLSFSNVVNMGNSIQIGVEDIFELVDENYGPENSRLILMYMESVKKPQKLLKHARSLTKKGCTIVGIKSGVTAAGERAAASHTGAMASPDTAVQALFDKAGIIRVQSKAELIEIACTFNALKGLITDYRVCIVTDAGGPGVMLSDELGRQGLKQPVLTKETQRRLSEVLPPEAAIGNPIDTLPSRTPEQMEKIFTILNETEKDNIDVIFAITGNSGMTDNWKLYEAIMKGMDGGSIPVIPIISSASTCRDMIDKLRDAGRIIFPDEVPVGTALGRLSRKPVLAEPMELPADFDKVKIENILKEQGEQLDPDTVKGIMAASGLKLPFQADVFDKADLKAACERAGYPLVIKVIGPLHKSDVGGVKIGIADYEKAVIAFDELLKIKDAKGVLVQQMIEGTEVILGAKKEERFGHLIMFGLGGIYTEALKDVSFALAPLGLEGGMAMINKIKTLPILKGIRGQKGISLDVLADYLARLSLLVHHFPQIEEIDLNPVKGYGKDLYVVDARIIKGK from the coding sequence ATGACAAAAAAACTCTACAAACTGCTTTTTCACCCTGAAAGTATAGCGGTAATAGGGGCGAGTAATGAAAAGCTCAAGACAGGCGGAAGGGTAACAGATAATATCAAATCCAATGGATACACCGGAAAGCTATGGGCAATAAACCCTAAAGCGCCCGATGTAATGGGGCTCCCCACATTTAAGAGTGTGGCTGATCTGCCATCTGCCCCTGATCTCGCATATATTGCCATTCCTGCCCCGTTTGTAAGGGCAAGCCTCGAAGAACTGGCCGCTAAAGGTTCAAAGGCGGTTATTATACTTACCGCAGGTTTTGGCGAAAAGGACCAAAAGGGAAAGGATGAGGAAAAGGTATTCCTTGAGATAGCCGAAAAAAACAATATGACGCTGATTGGCCCTAACTGCTCCGGCTTTTTAACTACATGCTATTCAGGTAAATTTGCAGGGCTTATCCCCAGGCTTAAAAAGGGGCAGATAGATATCATTAGCGGCTCAGGCGCAACAGTGGATTACCTGATGGAGCAGGCCACCATGAGGGGGCTCTCATTCAGTAATGTAGTAAACATGGGTAACTCCATACAGATCGGGGTAGAGGATATATTTGAACTTGTTGATGAAAACTACGGCCCTGAAAATTCAAGGCTCATCCTCATGTACATGGAATCGGTCAAAAAACCGCAGAAGCTCCTCAAACATGCAAGGAGCCTTACCAAAAAGGGATGCACAATAGTCGGTATAAAATCTGGTGTTACTGCTGCCGGAGAAAGGGCCGCCGCAAGCCACACAGGCGCAATGGCCTCACCTGATACAGCAGTGCAGGCGCTCTTTGATAAGGCAGGGATCATAAGGGTACAGAGCAAGGCAGAGCTTATAGAGATTGCCTGCACCTTCAATGCCCTTAAAGGGCTTATTACCGATTACAGGGTATGTATTGTTACTGATGCTGGTGGCCCTGGTGTTATGCTTTCAGATGAACTGGGCAGGCAGGGGCTCAAGCAGCCTGTTCTTACCAAAGAGACACAGAGGCGGCTCTCAGAAGTGCTTCCTCCAGAGGCAGCAATCGGAAACCCGATTGATACGCTTCCAAGCCGCACCCCTGAACAGATGGAGAAAATATTCACAATACTGAATGAGACAGAAAAGGATAATATAGATGTGATTTTTGCCATTACAGGCAACTCAGGCATGACAGACAACTGGAAACTGTATGAGGCCATTATGAAGGGCATGGATGGAGGTTCTATCCCGGTTATTCCCATTATCAGTTCAGCCAGTACATGCCGTGATATGATTGATAAATTAAGGGATGCTGGCAGGATAATATTCCCTGATGAGGTGCCTGTAGGAACAGCCCTTGGCAGACTGAGTCGCAAACCGGTTTTAGCTGAACCAATGGAGCTGCCCGCTGATTTTGATAAAGTAAAGATAGAGAATATCCTTAAAGAACAGGGTGAACAGCTTGATCCTGATACTGTAAAGGGGATCATGGCTGCATCCGGTCTCAAACTCCCGTTCCAGGCGGATGTTTTTGATAAGGCAGACCTTAAAGCCGCTTGTGAAAGGGCAGGGTACCCACTTGTCATTAAGGTAATTGGCCCGCTTCACAAGAGTGATGTGGGCGGTGTAAAGATTGGCATTGCAGATTATGAAAAGGCCGTTATCGCATTTGATGAACTCCTGAAAATCAAAGATGCAAAAGGGGTACTCGTGCAGCAGATGATAGAGGGCACAGAGGTAATACTCGGCGCTAAAAAGGAGGAGAGGTTCGGGCATCTCATCATGTTCGGCCTTGGCGGTATCTATACCGAGGCACTCAAGGATGTAAGTTTTGCCCTTGCTCCACTTGGTTTAGAGGGAGGTATGGCCATGATCAACAAAATCAAGACCCTGCCGATATTAAAAGGCATAAGAGGACAGAAGGGTATATCTCTTGATGTGCTGGCAGATTACCTCGCACGCTTAAGCCTTCTGGTGCATCACTTTCCACAGATAGAGGAGATAGACCTTAACCCGGTGAAGGGTTATGGAAAAGATCTCTATGTTGTGGATGCACGGATAATAAAAGGAAAATAA
- a CDS encoding transcription termination factor Rho: MASGYLELFERKYGFLRSIENNFKPGTDDVFVAPDLIYKYNLQEGVYLEGPTAINEAGKGNLKLDVIEKINRRPFEEYEKIVSLKDVVSISPSERLHISQGPDDVMGKALDMIVPIGKGQRGLIIAPPKSGKTTILKHMAGSIIKNHPDVSVFVLLVDERPEEVTDFRRALNKAHVLSSSADESITQHLRMTRMTINIATRIAEAGGDAVVFIDSLTRLSRAFNADTKSYGRTLTGGLGANAMEMPRRIFGAARNIDNGGSLTILATILVDTGSRMDDIIYQEFVGTGNMDLVLSRRCAELRLWPAIDIQQSGTRKEHLLLTQEEYNEMVSLRRALSGKTETDAMAALIEYLK; encoded by the coding sequence ATGGCATCAGGATATCTTGAACTCTTTGAACGAAAATATGGTTTTTTAAGATCGATTGAAAATAATTTTAAACCCGGCACAGATGATGTCTTTGTCGCCCCTGACCTTATATATAAATACAATCTCCAGGAAGGTGTCTATCTTGAAGGTCCGACTGCAATTAATGAAGCCGGTAAGGGAAATCTGAAGCTTGATGTAATAGAAAAAATCAATCGCAGGCCTTTTGAAGAATACGAAAAAATCGTCTCGCTGAAAGATGTTGTGAGTATAAGCCCATCTGAAAGGCTCCATATCTCACAAGGGCCAGATGATGTCATGGGAAAGGCACTTGATATGATTGTGCCTATCGGCAAGGGGCAGCGCGGCCTTATAATAGCCCCGCCCAAGTCAGGTAAAACAACAATACTTAAACACATGGCCGGTTCCATCATAAAAAATCACCCGGATGTTTCAGTCTTTGTGCTCCTCGTGGATGAAAGACCTGAGGAGGTTACAGACTTTAGACGTGCGTTAAACAAGGCACATGTACTCTCATCCTCCGCTGATGAGAGTATTACCCAGCACCTGCGCATGACCAGGATGACAATTAATATCGCAACGCGCATTGCAGAGGCAGGTGGAGATGCAGTGGTATTTATAGATTCGCTCACCCGTTTATCACGCGCATTCAACGCTGATACCAAAAGTTATGGCCGCACACTCACTGGCGGGCTTGGTGCAAACGCAATGGAGATGCCCAGGAGGATATTTGGAGCGGCAAGAAATATTGATAATGGCGGGTCGCTTACAATCCTTGCCACAATACTGGTGGATACAGGCAGCAGGATGGATGACATTATCTATCAGGAATTTGTAGGCACAGGTAATATGGATTTGGTACTGAGCCGCAGATGCGCTGAACTGAGGCTCTGGCCTGCCATAGATATCCAGCAATCAGGCACCAGAAAGGAGCATCTCCTGCTTACCCAGGAGGAATATAATGAGATGGTGAGCCTCAGAAGGGCATTATCGGGCAAAACCGAGACAGATGCAATGGCTGCGCTTATTGAATATTTGAAATAA